Genomic segment of Malania oleifera isolate guangnan ecotype guangnan chromosome 7, ASM2987363v1, whole genome shotgun sequence:
atacatatatatcataattttaataactatacaatatgataataatacattttaacaaatacatgcaaaaaccctaattataaataatcaaactttaacatagcactaacaaaaccctaatattaagaataaaagaaacatttaagaactcgccaataaatcaaaccctaaaagttaaaaacaaacatagaaacaaataagatgaaattatggaattagccaatccctaaaataaatatacaatatatgcaataatatgaagataatgagagTTTGAATAATACAACTGCAAATCTAGAACTTTGAATAATATAACAAGAAGTGAAAATATGAACATGTATACTAGTCATTAAAACATATAAAAAGTTTACACATATATAAAACATGATGTCAATACTAAAGTTAATTTATaacaataaatcataaaaaaataaaaaaataaaaaaaaataaataaataaaataagaccataataataatacacatataatgTGAAAAACACCTTAATAAATACTTTACAACATGACagtaattattttatataaacaaTGATACAccagagaaaaaaataaaaataaaaaattaatatggaTATTAACATTAAAACCTTTAAACTCATATGATAACAATATAAACCTCAAGATTgcaataaatatcacaaaatatGAACATGGACATTAAATTCTGAGACACATGATGcaggaaaagtaaaaaaaataaaaataaataaaacctacaataaaataaaatgaaaactgATCATGGATTATCACAAGGGGTATACAaacatttaataaaataaaatatataaaaaaaaaggtaTGAGTGTTGTGTGCGTGTCTGAAGGCAGGAAACTCACTGTGAGTTtcagcgtgtgtgtgtgtgcatcgtGTTTGTGTGCTTGTGTATTCACGTGTTTGCATGCGGAAGGGCAGGAGACTCACCGTGGGCTGACGGCACGGGGAAGGATGCCGGAGACGGCGATGGTTGCTGGAGGCTCGTGGGGAAGCGGCAGCGACTATAAGTGGCCGGAGAGGTGGCGGTTCATGCGGCAGCAGCAGGACCTGTGCGCAGAGAAGAAGCAGCAGGCTTCGGTGGCTAGGAGGATTGCTAGAGCTGCGTGGCCGTGGAATCTGCTGGATGTTGGTGGAGTGTGAGGATGAAGGAGGTAGCAATGGTGTTGCCGGAGCTGTGCAGAGGGGCTGCAAAGCTGAGTGGCTCTCGGCTGTGGTGGCTGGGGCGACGGTGGTTGTTGCTGCTGCGTGTGTTAGATGCTGTGTGCGTACCTCCAATGGCTGCTGGGGTTGTCGGAGTTGATGGGAGTGGCCAGATATCAAGGGGAAGAGGGAAGAAGATGACGGGTGttctggaagaagaagaagaagaagaagcagactctttgttttttttctttggtttccTGTGCGCCTCGGCTGTGCGCTGCCTTGGCCTCCCCTCttataaaaaatttttgaaaaccctaaaaacatttcctttttggattttatttttctttttctcctttttttttattcttataataataatgaaaatggaaataataataataataatcataataatataaatatcaataaggtaataataataataatactactaaatagtaaatagtaataaataattgtagtaaaaataaaaataataaagataaaataattataatgataataataaataaataatagtgataataataaattacttataataatgtaggaaataaataataataataatactaataaataataaacaaataacagtaataataataataataataataataaacaaataatagtaataataataataataataataataataataataataataataataataatatatcacaaacaataaaataaataaaaaaaataattatagtaaagtaaaaagaaaataaagatagtaaaagtactagtaataataataaaaatgaaaaataataataataatgataataaaaatacaagcaaaataatagtaaagtactaataatataggaaactaataataataatataataataataataataaaaataataagaggggaccccttgttctatttggttagagcaaaaatagggtgtctacaaagaGTGTGTGGCAAAGAGTTTAGTACATACAAAAATAATCATCTATTATTCAATATCATTAGCACCAAAGAATCTACATCATCAATTACATCACTGACATCAGATAACATACAcacaacataaatatttttttagtgataattcccgagaataaaGAAGTTTATTTGCCCAttcaagtagcttccctctgctctaacactaatgctagggcactcaccttactcagtaagccctcgggttatgtatccaggcaaAGTTTTCGATAATAGGGAAGATTCTCTGGGACCCCAGAAAATTACCAAGGGTGGAGAATTCTACTTCAACATAACTACTTATAtaattaaagttacacgcatCCAATGTTAATCATTTCACAGAGATCCACATATACACACATATCACAAcccatccacacaagatacacacatacttcattcacacccacatagggtccatatccacacaagtAATACAGTCCTCATAGGAGTCACGTCCACATAGAAATATCGTCTACACATGACTCACAACTACACaggttactacacaagcttcccaaccacacaggttacaaagcCACACACACAACCTCGTTCATAGtaatcggtaaaacaaactcctcattccactgccaatgttttacccccttaatataaatgtccatataacgacttcctcataccactgccaacgttatatggctatttatatcaggtacgatataacaacctcctcataccactgccaatgctgtatcacaatttacatgaactaTAGTACATTACACATTCATGACATAACCAATCATTTAGGCACAACAACACATTCACCATAGTATTTACAATCAAACAATATTCACGGCcgaacagtattcacaactagTAACCACAAGCAAACAATAAATCATAATAGAGCAGTACTCGCatccatttaattatgaaagttattttcataccacatagtttttcccaaacataaaatataatcaaaatcattattttctaaATGCCTAACTGTTTAGATAAATCATacctagatatatatatatatatatatatatatatatatatatatgtatatatttgtatactcgaatttaatcggtttaaaattattaaaaatttgatgtaacattttccccttacctgctcctcgagatTTTGCCTAAACTGAACAAAAAACAAAACCCCGTATACCAAAAATCTTAACTTAACTAGTTTGACCCTAGGATAGTTATCATTTATCATCTCCTAGGCCCATATACTCctaatacttaatttaatattaaaaatatcgtacttaccctggttttggagtggtgcccaagttctccaaattgaaaatctattccgcttatgttgcagagaatcttcccaaggacctcatggtggttcctgatcatcaatccGGACTAAATTAGGTCCGAAATCGAACAGAGAAGGTGAGGGAGCCATAGGTAGAGAGAGAGtggcgtgaggagagagaaattctCGCTTAAAATGAAAGcttccctatttataggcagggcttcatcgacgagagacgtggattcgttgacgagcctaaAAAGAATGTTTGTCAACAAAACCGTtagttcatcaacgaatttgagaaatacccaaaacctctctcggtaaatcttcatcaacgagacacatatactcgtcgacgaaacccagaAGATTATTCATCGGCGAGAAgatcaaattcatcgacgagtccttgcttgatacctttttaaatttcttttccctttcttttatttttcttttcttccttttatttattttcttttatttttctaaatttgggTTACTACATTGCTTATCTCTCCACTTGACCATGAACTTTCGATATGATCTTGCTAGTGTGAACTTTAgcttgtcatccaagattacaTCAAGGTACTTGGGCATGGGTAAGGGTAGAGGCAAAAGCAATTTCAGGTTTTCAGGGTCAAGAGGAGTGGAAAATGGAGTGGGGTCACGTGCAaggttagaatttgaaggttctataaaataagatgctacaagaaatatggttagattttcaacattaaaaatattgcttatgctaaaatcaataggaatattaagcatgtaagcaaTCAGAACCAGTTTTCTTTAAActtttgaaatgatccatcttgttagcatgtaacttcctcacctttcctACAGGAATCTGCTTAAGACGAATATAgactataaccatatcaccctttgaaaattcttttaacACGCAATGTATGTCAACAGTAGATTTATAACGTGCATGATTCAAAataaccttcattcttatttcagagtgtagatTGTGTATAAGCTTTGCAAAAGCATCAGTTGGCTTGCTCACTCTAAacttaagtggtagtggaataagatctacaGGCTTTCTAGGACTATCCTGTAATAACCTAAAATGGGCTGAGTATTGCGGTCCTATCCACTGAACTACTAAGTGCAAAATTGGCCACATAAAGGCATAAATCCCAAGCTATGATGTTTTCAACTACCTTACATATCAATAGGTCCCTAAGGCTCCTATTTTCTAGTTCAACTTGCCAATTAGTTTGGGGGTAGTAAGCACTAGAACATttaagtttggtgcctaacatggtcctcaaggctttcaagaagtaacctatgagttgAACATCTTTATTTGAAACAATAATTTTGAGAAACCTATGCTTGATGACAATCTTGTTGGTATCTCTATCATTGATGCATGTGCTCAAAGTGTTATCTTCCTTGTGATTAAGGAAATTAAGGCGGGCAAATGGACCTACACTCTTATGAACAAAGTCATGTTCATtcaattcattcacttgtttcagctCCTTATGTTCTATcgggttcactctatgatgtcgcaaatgaggcagagatgaataaggaacaaaGTCAGTGATATGTTGATTGTCTCTCATGGGAGATGACTCACTAGTTGACTCAGGGATGACATCCTTAAACTCAAAAGGTAGGGACGATACTTCTACGAGTGTTTCTTTCTTAGAAAGGGCCATTTCagtctccttagtaacaaccacATTCACTTCCTGTGTATCTTGACTTTCCTGCTCACACAACTTTTTTCTTATGGTGTTCAAAGATTACCCActaatttctttcttttccttcttctttttctcaccattTTCCTTATCAAGCGTCAAGTTCCTGGTGGGACATTATTTGGAAAAGTGTCCTTATTTATGGCACCTAAAGCTCACTGCATTTCCAAAACTCTAGTGAGAGGATCCAGTCATGGGTGCTTTTCTTTTGTCCATAGGTTGTTGGACTGTGGGATTGCTCCTTATGGAGATACCTTGACCTGACTGTGCTGGTCAGGACTTGTCATAATTGTGTACCTTTCAAGAGTATGACTCATTGGAAAAGGTATCAAACTGTTTTTCCATCGGCcctttagtcatttgctcaaagtcatgagctaaattataggcttgttcaagggactcaatgtgatggCGAAACAGTTTTGTCCTTAGTTCGGGCTTTAATCCTAGGCAAAATCAGGAGATCTGCTGACTAAtagtctcatagacaccacatcttatagacaactcatcgaattgactcatgtattttgaaacagtcatgctaccttgacgcaagttgtaaagctgatctataaggtgctctctaaaactaaggggtacatacttctccctcaacctatccttcattagattccaatgctcaatgggtctatGATCTAACCTCACTTCTTGCCTCTCAACATTCATCCAATGGAGCTTGACTTGCCCCGTTaacctcatttttgcaaacttaacccAATGAGGATCAGTCATTTTATTACAATTAAAATAGGAATCCATCCTAGTCAACCAATCTTAGAAGATTTTAGGGTCCATTTGTCCATAATATGTGGGGGCTTCTATCTTTACTTGCTTCATTACATCCTCGTAAGGATCACGATGGTCCCTTCGGTAAGATCTCCTAACATGAAGgtcatcaacgtcatagtcctcatcatcccaatgttgggcatagggctcatGACGTGGGGGTATCCTAGCATTGTTATCTTGGCAACTCACTCGCCTTTGTGGAGGGAGGgaaggtctttctctaggagtTATAAGTGGCTCTCTTTCAACGTGAATCCTATGACCTCGATAAGGATTCCcaacttgagtagacatcctaggggttgggaaAGGATTCGAAAAGCACTAGGGTAgccctttggaatggtgtttggttacacaaagcaaggtcaagtgtgAACCTAACATAACTAAGGTCCAAATACCCAAAATTTAGAGTATAGGTGGGTTGTTCTAGGCAAAACCGTCACCTGTTTTTTCTGGAAACCTGAGAGTTGCTAATGGATTTTTACCCGTGAACACCTTttagtatttggggcataacttttgctacaaAACTCCAAATAAGGCGATCTTTGTGGTTAACGCTTTTGAAAACGGGAAacttttgatagtgaaaattgcacatcaattcTACATAAAATAAAGGTGTTGGGGCTTAAAAGGTTCGCCTAATTcgacctaggctttgataccaagatgatgCAGGACGGGAATGGtcaacctatgtcctacgattcaaccctcacacaaacacatacacttaaacactttaatttaataatttaattatctgaacataaacacaataaatcatgttttatttcacatgttcaaagattttgaaaaggtgtatgacttgtccagcaattaagtcttAATtcgttctttcacaaaggaatcaaatTATTTgttgaaaagttgttatttcaaatacTCAAGAATAAAAGtcctatgttagcaaactaatattcatacaattgattttaactaacaagtaccaatattgcaatctatggatcaaatgggttactcaaagatgtgattttaatctactagcaaaggttcacaagatatagcaaaggattcaaacacaagtactgaagttaccaagggattgatttggatgacttgacattgttccacacgtagttaggtcacgCCATAGGTCTTTCGTACAAgttttgaatcacaagatgaacgcagcaatgaagtgtagatgatgatcgtcgtgtagGTGTATGAAGGTGCTAGCCATATGGTGTTAATGGGGActgtgagagtattagatggaggaggggttatggagtcgttggatagtttagtggtctctcacgaCTTGATCTCCGAAGAGAACATCGTagtctcacactactcactcactcacaaggagagggacaagttttacaagctcaagcaaagaaatgttttttctatattcaacttcaacgtcatgtcttgttcttacaataaaaaGACTATTTATAGACATAACTTGGGAGACAAAgtattaaacactcaacaactctcaacaactttcaacgactattaacctaacacaaccAATACTTATTAAAAAACAAAGAACTCCAACTCATACGCACACAaatcaagcttagttgtcttgcattattataattcaaatttaaaatttaaacatattccaaaaggaaagCCAAAACCAAGTAGGGCCCATTagagttgtgtggggcccattgGGCTGTGTGGGCCCCCTATGAATCTCGGATTCGAACTTGCTTTGGCATATGAATTGGGTTCTTCATGCATCGAATGTTCCCAAGTAGTCTTCGAACAACCAATCTGTGTAGGACCTATGAAGTCGTGTGGGGCCTACATGGGTCTTAAGTTgaactttgcttcaatactttaCTTGGGGTTTTAAATTTgatcttcaagcacctaatagtcTTGCAATAACATATCCAAGAAAATTTATAAAGTCAACATAATAGTAATAAAGTCTTTAAATCTTCAATCCAACTAGTTAGATGGTCTGCAAGTAAGATCTTTAATTAATCTCATTTTTTccggaaaaacatatataaacaaTAATGGACATCTAGAATTCGTTCATATGTCACCATGTCGGTTAAGGAGTGGAcctcgggaggtcgtccatgtatCACCAAATCAGCAAAATAAAGGAGTATGACATATTGACCCTCATCATCTTATTAGTTCTTTTAATAATTGAATACACAAACATACTTATTTTATTCACTTATTTATAAATCAACCCGCTTAGGCTCTACCCAAGAAGGATCCATGGGCTCATTATGTGATTATGCTGTCCAAACTGTGGACCCTGTGACCGGTGACCGGCAACCGGCAGCGCACCGAACAAAATCCGTACACAAACATTTGCCCGCCAAAATTGATTAACTTCTGTAACCGTTACTCTTCATTCTTCATCACAGCGACCCAACTAAAAAGTGTTCTTTTTTTATTcacaaataacaaataaaagcTAAAGCCACCCTGAGAAAACAAGAGTGTCCAGGTGTTGACAATGTTGCTGATGATCATCACCTTTCCTCTGTCTCTCTCCTTCGACACGGCGAAGAAAGCGGAGCCCAAGACAAAGCCCCCCCTTTCTTCTTCAGCATACTTCCAAATGCGTGCCGGCCAAAGGACAGCAACATCACATGATGCAACCACCTGATCATTCTTATCATCATCCTCCTAATCTTGCATTTGCCATATGCCACAAAGCTGCAAGCAGTGCTCCGATCGAGCCCCGAGCCGCCCCGGAACCCCTCAGCATTCGCCGGAGTGGCATATGCAATGGGGTGTATTCTCACGAAGCATTCGACGCAGTCGGGAAGACGCCGGGGCCTCGAGAAGCTGAAATTGGAAAATGGGTATGCTAGGCGAGCCGTTGGCCGGAAACAGCAGGGGAAGAATCCATCCGGTAATCTCGTTCCGCAGGGGCAGGGGGCGGGTAATAAGAAAGGGGGAGTGGGACTTGGTggtggaggaggaggagaagaaaggAAGGTGAGAATCAGAGAAGAGGAAAACAGAGATCTTGGTGGGGATGTTTTGGAAAAGATTTTGCAGAAGAAGAAGATTGCAGGAGATGAGCTTGTGGATGGTTGGCCAAGGTGGCTTGCCGATAATATCCCAAGGGAAGTCCTGTTGGGTTTGGTTCCAAAGAGTGTTGATTCTTATGAGAAGCTCGAAAAGGTACATGCATTGATTTGGTAGTAGGCCAGGAGAATATGATCAGTCATTATttgttaaatcattttttttttcttttggtacGTCTTTGTGCCAAATTTAATTCAGTACTATCATTTTGATTTTGTTGGATGTTGGATGTTCAATTCATCCCTGTTCTTCCAAAAAACAGGGGTTGCATTTCTCTGATTTCACCGCTTTTTCTATCTATGACAACGGTAccttttaatttttcatttcattgcTTGTTCTTCTTTAATGAAATTaagtctgttttttttttttttttcattaatctATTAATACACATAGCATACTTGTTCTTGAAAAGTATCAAACGCTACACATTGTTTTCTTCGATTTTGGGGAAAACAGGgcttttttctccttttcttcccCTGTTTTTGGGGACAGCCATTGTAGCCCTTGGTCGGATGACTGTCAGAATAAAGAAGAACCCATTGTTCTGAATTGGGTGTGGAAATTTTGGTTTTTGCAGGTTGGGCAGGGGACCTATAGCAATGTTTATAAAGCGCGAGACAGGGCGACAGGAGAGATTGTTGCCTTGAAGAAAGTGCGGTTCGATGCATCGGAGGCGGAAAGCGTGAAATTTATGGCAAGAGAGATAATGATACAGCGGAAGTTAGATCACCCCAATGTCATGAAGCTTGAAGGCCTAGCCACATCAAGGATGCAGTATAGCCTGTACCTGGTTTTTGATTTCATGCACTCTGACTTGGCCAAGATTATCTCTCATCCAGACAGGCGCCTAAGTGAGCCACAGGTTGGATTCTTGCCTTTTACCTTTTAAATGATGAAATATAGATTTCATTATAACTAGCTATTGATTTTGAACTGTCAAACTTGGGACCCCTGAAGTGCTTGAGACAGTTTGAGTTCAATtgatttggaaacataatgaataAATATCATTAGAAGCAAAGCATGCTAGTGAAAAAAAAAGCAGCAGCATATGTTCTCATCATAAGTACCCAGGAATGATTTAGTTCTAAAAATGAGTGGAGATTCTTAAGCAATGATGTAGGAAACTGTTACTGATGCAGGTTAAGTGCTACATGCAGCAGCTGCTTTCTGGTCTGCAGCACTGCCATGAGAGGGGAATTTTGCACCGAGACATCAAAGGGTCCAACTTGTTGATAGAcaaaggggggatgttgaagattgcAGATTTTGGTCTGGCAAATTACTTCAATCCCAAGCCGAGACGCCCTCTTACAAGCCGAGTTGTGACGCTGTGGTACAGACCCCCAGAGCTGTTGTTAGGTGCTACAGATTATGGAGTTGGAGTTGATCTCTGGAGTGCAGGATGCCTTTTGGCCGAGATGTTCGTTGGAAAGCCAATTATGCCCGGTAGGACAGAGGTAAAAATCTGAAATCATGTTATTTTGGATACAATTGAAATTGCTCCATTGATAAGTTCTAGTTTCAATTATTGAGAAAAGGACCATTGGCATGAATGAGAGTCAGCATCACAAATAGTagtgagaaaaagaaaagaaaaaaggaacaAGGAAAAATGTTCCCACTCCTTGTGATTATTAAGCTTTTTGTGTATTCAGGTGGAGCAGCTCCATAAGATTTTCAAACTTTGTGGTTCACCATCAGAGGACTATTGGAAGAAAATGAAGCTACCTGCAAGCTTCAGACCACCACAACAGTATAAACCTAGTTTGCAAGAGACCTTTGGGGAATTCCCACCCTCTTCATTTGGTCTTTTGACCCAGCTTCTTGCTCTGGATCCAACATATCGCGGCTGTGCTGCTTCTGCTCTTCAAAGTGAAGTAAGTGCAAACAGGCAGCACCTTGTTTTTTAATCACTGCTGTGTGGTGTACTTATTTCTTTTCGCTTGCTTAACTGTTCCCTTCAACTGCAAAGGATTACAGTAACAGTGGTTCTAAAGCTTAAGAATTTCTGAAAAAAGTCAATGCAAGATTTAAGAGTTTTGGGAGCCTAAATGATTAAAACTACAGCACTTTCTAAAATAAGTGTTTGGGCAttgaattttatatatttaaattcacaaaAGTAGAAAAGCCTTGCAGCATTTTAAGCTTTGTGTTTAAAAATCAGAAACGTCGCTAACCGATACAATGTTCAAGCAATCCTCATCTGCCTATGTTCATCTAAATTGGAGGAAATTTTATGATTGATTTGTGGACTTAAGTTACAGGAAGTTTCGCCCGATTTTCAAGCTCAATTACATGATTTTTATTCTGTAGcaagaggaagaggaggaggatGAGAGTGATGTGTCAAATATTTAAGGATTGAATTCAGACTAAGATGAACAATTAACCAAGGTGTTACTCGGCAGGAGTTAGTGGAAGCCTTTATCTGGCTCGGCTGCTTGTCAATTAATGTTGGCTGTAGCATGAACAAATTATCATTTCAAAAAGATAGAAACACACTGTCAAACAACTGGGCTCTGTAGATTTTCTTttgctttgttttgttttgttttgttttgttttgttttttttcccaTCTGCTTTTGCAGCCGCACCTTGTCCATCAAAAGGAGGTGGCAAGGTCATCTCATAGCTCTCTGGCCTCTTACTTTATGGGACTTGCACAATGTTTTTCACCAACACCTCCAGTCTTTATAAGCTTTCAAGTTGAATTTTGCATTTCCAAAAGTTGAATAATCAAATTTCATGGAAGTCTAGCTTAACAAATAAGACCAAAAGGTGTTAATGGACTTCCTCTTAATTTTCTTCCTCATAACTATTTGAATTACTTTGTTTGGAGTATCATGTTTTGTAATCTAAGTAGGTATTTTTGCTTACAGTTCTTTAGTTCAAGTCCACTGGCGTGCGACCTATCGGGTCTACCTGTGGTGTACAAATGGGAGGATAAGCCAACTCAAACCAATGGGCGGAAGAAGTATGTTTTATTGGTTAAGCACTGTCAAATTTCTTTCTCCTTTGTATCAGGACAATACTATATGGCGCTTTATAAAGATCATCACAGGTGTTTTATCTGTTAGTGACCAACAAAAATAGAGGAAAAGAATAATACTTAATCCTTGTATAATTTTGTTTAACCGTGCTACATTTTGTTTGGTTGTTTTAATCACTTTTACCATTTTCTTTATACAAAATCATTAGGATGGAAAATGAAACATGCATACAAATTCATTTTCTTGAGCTGTACAAACATGGGGATCTCCGT
This window contains:
- the LOC131159968 gene encoding probable serine/threonine-protein kinase At1g54610, which produces MGCILTKHSTQSGRRRGLEKLKLENGYARRAVGRKQQGKNPSGNLVPQGQGAGNKKGGVGLGGGGGGEERKVRIREEENRDLGGDVLEKILQKKKIAGDELVDGWPRWLADNIPREVLLGLVPKSVDSYEKLEKVGQGTYSNVYKARDRATGEIVALKKVRFDASEAESVKFMAREIMIQRKLDHPNVMKLEGLATSRMQYSLYLVFDFMHSDLAKIISHPDRRLSEPQVKCYMQQLLSGLQHCHERGILHRDIKGSNLLIDKGGMLKIADFGLANYFNPKPRRPLTSRVVTLWYRPPELLLGATDYGVGVDLWSAGCLLAEMFVGKPIMPGRTEVEQLHKIFKLCGSPSEDYWKKMKLPASFRPPQQYKPSLQETFGEFPPSSFGLLTQLLALDPTYRGCAASALQSEFFSSSPLACDLSGLPVVYKWEDKPTQTNGRKKHRSSKTRQRPQTNRRGCGRDELIVMQDKEDAESSKQEIRNAEAKMDSQEIATTAMRISFSLHASRHEESIVFSPIPAVKSHQNRSPRTEGHPNASKNIQNLPHSRASTTDSSDRSEGNKSTLHRRSISTMDFRILDAEQVSKLFSSGND